The following nucleotide sequence is from Nocardioides daedukensis.
TGTTCTGTTCGCGGAGCGATCCGCGCACCAGCCTCGACTGAGCCCAAGGCCCACCGAGTGCGGTGCATCGAAGTGCTTCCCGCCTGTCTCGGTGTGATGTCACGGTGAGACTGGGGCCGGTCTTCGATCGAGGCCCGCAGAACAGATGTTCTGAAGGCCACTACCGAGGACCGGGCCGGACGTGGTGCGGGTCGCTCCTGGTGATGTTTCTTCGTATTCAGTTTGTGCTTGCGTGACCGACTCTAACGCCCGGGCACGACAAATGCGAAGGAGCGGCCACCCGTGGCGGGTGACCGCTCCTTCAACGGTTCAGCGACGCAGGCCGAGGCGCTCGACGATCGACCGGTAACGGTCGATCTCGGTCTTCTGCAGGTAGTTCAGCAGACGACGGCGCTGGCCGACGAGCAGCAGCAGACCACGACGACTGTGGTGGTCGTGCTTGTGCGTCTTGAGGTGCTCGGTCAGGTGCGAGATGCGGTGCGACAGAAGCGCGATCTGGACCTCGGGCGAACCGGTGTCGCCCTCCGACTTGCCGTATTCAGCGATGATCTTCTTCTTGGTCTCCGCGTCGGTACCGATAGACATCAGCGGGCTCCTTCCGTGTTCTCCGTTGCGCGGCGCTCCGGGGCGGTTCCCCGGGGCTCTCTCGATCCGCGGCCGTTGGACGGCATTCAGAGTCGTGCCCCTTTTCGGGGCAACCGAAGGAGATTATCAGCGGGGCTCGCGGTTCTCCCAATCCTGTGTTCCCGGCGGCCCGGACGCGGAGCCCGATGGCGACCGGGACCGGGACCGGGCGGCGACCAGGATCATGGACAGCAGCCCGAGACCGAGTCCGAGATAGACCCCCCAGTAGTAGCCGCCATCCAGGCTGGCTCGAAGGCTGTAGGCCCACCCGAAGACGGGACGATCGTCGACGAACTTTGCCTGGAGCGTCGCAGCGGAAGCCGTGACCACGGCGCCGACCCCCGTCCCCACGGCGATCGCCAGCCAGACCTGGAGCAGGACTCCCACGCCGGTGATGCCATGGCGCAAGCCGCGCCAGGTCAGCGCGAAGACGACCAGGGCGACGGCGACGAGGCCGAGCAGGAAGCCCGGGAGCCATCCCCAACTGCTCCGCACGTTGTCATTGATCAGTCCGGTCTGCCCCAGCGGCACGAGTCCTTGGAACACGAAGACGAACAGCGGGTTCTCGTGCTCGGAACCGAAGCGGGTTGATTCGCTGTCGAGGAACTCGCCCACGAGTGTGGACAGCACCAGCACCAAGACGCAGGCCATGGCAACCCCGCCCGCCAGCATCAGGGCGCCGGGTGCCTGCCGGGACCCCGCGCCCGGCCTCGAACCTGGGTGCGGCCTCCACAACGCCATCACGGCGAGCCCCACGAGCAACCCCACGAGGAAGCCCCAGTAGTAACCCTCGGCGAGCCCCCGGCGCATCCACAGCGCCAGGGTCTCGGAGCCCGAGCTCGGCACACCCGGCGCCGAGACCGCGAACGAGACCATCCCGGCAAGGCCTGCGCCGACACCGATCGCCAGCCAGGTCGAGACCAGCACGGCGAAGCGCGATCTGGCGGCAGCGATGCCCAGCGTTGCCACCCCGAGTGCCACCACCGCGAAGACCACCAGCCCGGCCAGGAACCCCAACATGGGACGCGCTCCCCCGAAGCTGTTGCCGAGGATCAGCCCGGTGTAGCCGAACGGGCCTGGGCCATGGAGGAACCAGGCGTAGAGGGGGTTCTCGAACTCCATGCTCACAAGCTCCCCATTCTTGCTGAGCAGCTCGATGGCCAAGGCCCGAACGACCAGGAGCACCATCGCCGCCCCCACGCCGATCGCCGCGAGCACGACGGCGGGCCTCGGGCCCGACTGCGCGCCACCAGGTTGACCAGCAGGTTGACCAGCGGGTGGGCCAGACGGTGGGAACGGCTGACTGGACATGGCTCCTCGATTCGCGCGATGGGGCCCGGTGGAGCATGGGCAGGCTCACCCTACGGCCACGACTGCTCTCTCCTCGATGACCTCGCCGACGGGGCGGTCAGGCCGGTTCGGCCACCAGGCGCGCTCACCGAGCAGGATCAGGATGGCCGGCAAGGCCACCAGCCGGATCAGCGTCGCGTCGACCAGGATCGCCACGGCCAGCCCGACACCCATCGTCTTCATCTCGATGAGCGACAGGACCGCGAAGATCGAGAACACCGAGACCATCACGGCGGCGGCACTCGTGACCACGCCCGCGGTGTCCGAGATCCCGCGGGCCACGGCAAGCCTGGTGGGCAGGCCCGAGGCGACCAGCTCGCGGACCCGACCGAGCACG
It contains:
- the rpsO gene encoding 30S ribosomal protein S15 is translated as MSIGTDAETKKKIIAEYGKSEGDTGSPEVQIALLSHRISHLTEHLKTHKHDHHSRRGLLLLVGQRRRLLNYLQKTEIDRYRSIVERLGLRR